The segment tttgaaataaaataatgaaatatatcTCTAGTACTTTCCTTAATTTCAGGTAGCCAAACTAAGCTAAAGCATCTGGTTGCAAAGCAGTTGGGAGAGTTTTTGACTACAGCAGTAATAATTCGAATTTGGCTGTATTCATTCGGTTTTATTTGGTTACGAGATTTCAGTGGCTGTCAGTTTTCAATGATGGCCAGCTTTGTTTTGTTGtaagatttcaatgatggttaATTTTGTTCCTTTGAAAGATTTCAAAGACGGACAGTTTTGTTCCATTGAGACATTTCAATGACAGTCGGTTTTATTCTGTGATGAGATCTcaatttttctttacaaaatctCAATGACAGTCTGTTTTATTTGATTACAAGATCTCaatgatggtcagttttgtAGATATTAATGTTGGTTGGTTATGTTCAATTACGAGATgtcgttctttttttttttagcatgctCACCTTCCCTTGTGAGAACTAATTAAAGTCCTATATCACTTGTGATGGGAAACTAACTAACTGCGTGGTATGTGATATAATGTAGGAATTATTTTTGTCCCAGGATTACACCCCTTATTTTctggggtttattttaacacttttttcaGTACAGTTTATAACCCAGTCTctcaggaggtctcccatccagatATAGACTGGGCTCaactctgcttagcttcagtgggtgtGCAGATGAAAGCTTCAGGTTGACCACTGCAAGACTTCCCAAACAGCTTTCTAATCATAGACCCTCTACGTAGAAATgtaaatctcaacaatggtgacatgcttcatgccacaGTGCATTAAAAGACTATTATTAAGTTGAAATTAACTGCATTACATCTACatgatcaaaaaaacaaaatcaaaaaacaaTTAGACCACTAGACGATGACACAACCACTTCATCAAGTTTTCAACATCACCTGACCACATTTTCCACATTTCAGTCAGCTAACACAATTTCAGCAGCAAGAGAAAAACTAACACTAAagggcccggtttcacagacagggcttagtcTAAGCCAGGATTCAATTAGGACATATAAGtagtttttataaaaattcactagaaaaaaaacattactggtgtgcatcttgacacaaaacaatggcaatgacatatttggtcaccgtgattttgcattttgttgatcctggaacaacatttctATCCGAACATTTAGTCCTAAGCTTTTcccaacccctaaacctaactctACCCATAAcgtatccctaaaatcagaggaaaATGATAGCTGAATAACACTTTTGTGGAAGCACCATAACCTAGGTTGTAAGCCTACATACTTGACATAaatggtaaacttgtccctcagaTCTGAtctggttgattggaatgttgttccaggatcaacaaagatgctgatccaggaacatgttgtacttggtgaaatcatgtTCACTGACCTATTGTAAagtatgtcagtgcaagttactttcgGTTAAATCagctcaaacatacattttagtattattagcttaagccttgtctgtgaaatcaAGGGAAGGTATGTTTAGATGATAAAGATGtactaaaaatagaaaaaaaaaaatctttgcacAGGTGATAATGTTATCGAAAATCCCCATTCACATGGATTCATGCAAATGAGGAATTGTTTTTGCCCCAGGGTTACACCCTTTATTCAGTGCAGTCTATAGCAACTCTACTGGGGCATTAAGCAGTATGTAATGTGCTGTATAGACTGTTTTACAGCAGGGTTACACACCTTATTGTGATTATTCTGGGGCATTAGAATCCTTTTCCCTCAACATCCTAGTTTCTCAGGAAGTCTCCCATGCATATATAAACTGGGATCCACTCTACTTGGTTTATTATTCTAAGATGACACACAAAGACATCAAGGATCGGcacatgaatctcaacaatggtgacaatcaaaagtGTCATGCCGCAATGCTGTGAACAATAGTAcaaaactcccagcatgcatcacagcatgaataaattatgcagctgaattgttctatttttattcattttttaaattctaactgtaagcttttattttttgctgtgtTTTTTGTTCTGTCGTTTAGTCTTTTAGTTCTGTCACTTTTGTGATGTCAAGAGTTGATCTGATTgtctgaatattttgttgtcaCCATCGTTGAGATTCATGTGCTGATTGCTCATatctgaattgcaaaacacaatTCAAATGACACCAGTGATTCAGGCTATTTCACAATGATTATAAAACCATAAATGGCTAAAAATCATCATCCGAGCTCGTTTCGGCTTTTTGCTACTGCAAAGGTGTTTGACAAACACACTGTCACAGCAGCCAGAGAATACAAACATATTATAAGATTTAAGAGCCCAACTAATGGAAACACCAATCACCATTACAGTGACTTCAACTGAAACAAACATGAGCGTTAAACTTCTGTCGATTCTCAATAAAGAACTTCTGTAGATGAATGACAGAAATgaagtcaatctggttagtaatctGTGAAgctgtaatgctgtttgtggagttgtttaatcctcctctgctgagattTATTGTCTTCTTTAACTTCAGTTCATTTTGTGGCTCAGATAAGGTGCAGTTCTGGTTTatttctttgctcttggctgacatATGGCATTGCTATGACCTGCTTGTGGCTCGGATCTGGCAAACAGGAGAGGtccgcccaagtgccatcaCTCCACGCCACACGTGGCCCAGATCATCTTACCACGCATGGCAAATTTAGGCCGACACAAAGTTGCTATCTGGGAAGTGTCATTTGGAACTCATTTATAGAGTTATTTTTGGTAAAAATATATGTTGATAATGATTAAACACTTCAGTGCCCTCAGAAAAGCCACCATTTTAGGTAGCCCATCCTATATAAAGGGatggattgtgtgtgtgtgtgtgtgtgtgtgtgcgcgtgagagagagagtctggTGGTCACTCCAATCcccctttatttttttttacaatttgaccactaggtttagaacaacttgagggtgagtaaatgatgaactatccatttaagaccgtaaatgtaaatattatataatcaaCAGGGTATTTGAAGGTGAGCCGCACACTGTTCTCTATGAGTTTTTTCCTGAGACCAAAGAAGAGCTGGCTGTGTTGCCTGGAAACATTGTCTTTGTTCTTCAGAAAGGAGCAGACAACTGGGCATCTGTTGTTTTCAATGAGAAGGTACATTTTTGGTAAATTATCATAGAGGGCAGTGCAATGAGAACTGACATGAGAGCTGGAGTTTAATGTCAAAAGAACATTCCAGTGGCATGCTAAGGGAATCAACATATACTCACCGGCCATTTTAATAGGTACACCTGTTCAACTGCTCATTAATGCATTTAGGCTTGTAGACATGGTCAAGATTATTttctgaagttcaaactgagcatcagaataggaaaggtgatttaaaggtgctctaagcgatcctgggtggagtaacgtcctgttgacgttcgaagtgttgtcaaacaaaataGAGGCTAGccagaccctccctcctcctcctccgtgtgttcaggggacaggaaGCTagtggatagtgaggagatgtttgctttgctgtatgtgacaaaaaatgttttggcctaaaaacgcatgaccgcttagagcacctttaagcgACTTTGAACATGGCATGGTTGTTgttgtccatccctttatgaacACAGTACACCCATTTTCTGATGTCTACTTCCAGCAGGACAACACACCGTGTCACAAAGCTCagatcatctcaaactggtttcttggaCATGATAATGACTTCACTAAATAcgagatctcaatccaatagagcacTATTGTGATGTGGTGGAACAGGAGATTGACATCATGGATGTTGCGTGTTGCATGTATATTATCATGTCAATATGGgccaaaatctctgaggaatgtttccagcaccttgttgaatctatgcctccaagaattaaggcagttctaaATGCAAAAGGGTCCAACCCAGTACTAGCAAGATGCACCTAATAAAGTCCGGTGAGTGTATGTTCAATGCcctattttgtttaatttttttgtttgttttctgacTATTTTCAGCGAGGTCTTGTACCTTATAATTTCCTCGAACCATTGGATATTGTTACAATGACATCAAAACCAGTGCAGGTAATTGCCTTTTGAACAAATATGCAGTATTCCAGAACAGCAAAAGATACTATGTTGGCGTAAATACCAAAATACAGGTGCACAGAGATTAATTGTATATAGATTTAAAACTCAAACCACACCTTAGATGTTGTAGTTGAGATCCATGTTAGCTGATGCTGTCCTCCAGAAGCTACTCATGagcaaaatacttttttgtcCCACATTATAAAAACTGTCAACCTCTTATAGATTGAAACagtaaatgtaaatgatgaAATACCAGCTCCACCAAGAAGAGCGCCACCTAGTAGACCAGTGGGTACAGAAGGCCTGAAAACTGTGAATGCAGAGGTTCAGTATTTCATTACATACAACTTAATCACAGTCTATTAACTGTAACCTGAAATCAACTAACATTAACTATCAAACAATTCTTACATTACAtatcaaaaaaattttttagatATAGGCATATTGTTTGTGGCAgattgattattattaatataattattgatCAAGCTCCACTATGTTCCTTACAGACTAGTAACACTAGTGAATTCTCAGGCTGCATTGTGAAAGTACACTTTCAGTTCACCATAGCAATCAGTATTGCACCTGGACAACCATATGAGTTCATTCTTCAGATGATCAGCTCTAAACTTAAGCTGCCTGCATCAACGTTAACTTTACGGTAACTAGCCTATATCAGTTGTAACATTCCCAGCAATGTATTATAATATTTCAGGGGGGTAAAAATGTAGTTGTAATGTACCTTTCAGTTATGCCAAGGAAGGCTCGGATGAGAGAGTGATTATTGAGGACTCTGAAATGGAGGCTGTATGGAATAGTGTGAAGGATGGCCGTCTTACGCTGTGGTGTTCAGTGACAGAGGTAAAGTACAACAGCTTGACTTCTCTACTCTCACACAGGATCAAATGACAGCATAATATAGCTTATATATAACTGCTAAGTCACTATACCTTACAAAAAGTATTATCAAAATAAGACAGCTTTGTCTTACATTTCTTTTACCCCAAAATTTCTTTTCTGGCCCTTCCCAAAACTGCTGTCTGAAAGGATAAACGTGTGCCACATGAGAAAGTAGTAGCTCTTTACTCTTATGACTCTACTACCCCAGAAGATTTGGTTTTCAAACAGGGAAACATCATCACAATTCTCTCAAAAGGTAGGAAGTAATTCACTAATATGGACATAAAATACAGAATGAAATAAGGCATTCTTGAGATGAATTTCtgatttttctttcattttcagtCAATGACGAGTGGCTTGAGGGTCAATGCAACGGGAAGATTGGCATATTCCCATCAACCTTTGTTAAAGCACTTAATGGGGATCAGTAATGTGATTGAATGTTGATTTACACATATTTGGcatgcttatttttttttaaca is part of the Chanodichthys erythropterus isolate Z2021 chromosome 11, ASM2448905v1, whole genome shotgun sequence genome and harbors:
- the ncf2 gene encoding neutrophil cytosol factor 2 codes for the protein MSFVSTLRQWDEAVACVEQRDPDSALRIFLNIEEKNSKIAFNIGCLYLNNSELDEAEKAFDGSIGKDEHLAVAFFQRGVTFYKKEKFEESLLDFQQAFKQLRGNQLIDYKPLGLRYKLYACEVLHNIGLVQAQLGKWEGAQENLLTALNLRADAKFSHIDHALDAILKQKLFPLIEIRAGLLFKPNKHYVAELEKRDYLGKAKVVSSIVPSDEFSGFAPLQPQVDNVPSTPKVPEVLRVFEGEPHTVLYEFFPETKEELAVLPGNIVFVLQKGADNWASVVFNEKRGLVPYNFLEPLDIVTMTSKPVQIETVNVNDEIPAPPRRAPPSRPVGTEGLKTVNAETSNTSEFSGCIVKVHFQFTIAISIAPGQPYEFILQMISSKLKLPASTLTLRYAKEGSDERVIIEDSEMEAVWNSVKDGRLTLWCSVTEDKRVPHEKVVALYSYDSTTPEDLVFKQGNIITILSKVNDEWLEGQCNGKIGIFPSTFVKALNGDQ